A genomic stretch from Empedobacter stercoris includes:
- a CDS encoding mechanosensitive ion channel family protein has product MQDKSFYEEISDGVKYFFNQYFKIDLSENLFTFLEVVIWIAILFILDFILRAIILPILRKIKNFIENDWMIFLYRNKVFVSLIHLIPISFALSMNQILFRDDGNVYIVIQRITELISLIVFTQLIFRVINTIIDIYNVENSYTTVGVRTFGQMMKFMITFFSIISGIMILFTVDKNTIITVLGALTAAVLLIFRDAIFGFVSGLQISYSKIVKVGDWITISKGDIEGIVKEININLVKIEKFDKSIATVPTVDLVSSQVTNHMPMMATGTRQIKRSISFNVNSFQFCNEDMLNRFEDIALIHQYIQQKRHEISIYNQNIKNSDLDINGKNLTNIGVFRIYVDCYLKSLKTVSQKDPIIVKQLPVSPLGMPLEIGCFTTSANNLEFERIQSDIFDHLLTACRKFDLEIMQSFSLSDFKKL; this is encoded by the coding sequence ATGCAAGATAAATCTTTTTACGAAGAAATTTCTGATGGTGTAAAATATTTTTTCAATCAATACTTCAAAATTGATCTGTCTGAAAATCTGTTCACTTTTTTAGAAGTTGTCATCTGGATCGCAATTCTATTTATATTAGATTTTATTCTAAGAGCGATTATTCTTCCTATTCTTAGAAAGATAAAAAATTTCATCGAAAACGATTGGATGATATTTTTGTACCGAAATAAAGTATTCGTTTCGCTTATTCATCTTATTCCAATCAGTTTTGCTTTAAGTATGAATCAAATTTTATTTAGAGATGACGGAAATGTATATATTGTTATTCAACGCATTACAGAATTAATCTCTTTAATTGTTTTCACTCAACTTATTTTTAGAGTAATTAATACAATAATAGATATTTACAATGTAGAAAATAGTTATACCACAGTTGGCGTAAGAACTTTTGGTCAAATGATGAAATTTATGATCACATTTTTCTCGATTATCTCTGGAATAATGATTTTATTCACCGTTGACAAAAATACAATTATTACAGTACTTGGAGCCTTAACTGCAGCGGTATTATTAATTTTTCGTGATGCTATTTTCGGATTCGTTTCTGGTTTACAAATTTCTTATTCTAAAATTGTAAAAGTTGGTGATTGGATTACAATTTCGAAAGGTGATATTGAAGGTATTGTAAAAGAAATTAACATCAACTTGGTAAAGATTGAAAAGTTTGATAAATCGATTGCAACTGTACCAACAGTGGATTTAGTTTCCTCTCAAGTAACCAATCATATGCCTATGATGGCAACAGGTACGCGCCAAATAAAACGTTCAATTTCATTTAATGTTAATTCGTTTCAATTTTGCAATGAAGATATGTTAAACCGTTTCGAAGATATTGCTTTAATTCACCAATATATTCAACAAAAAAGACATGAAATTTCGATTTACAATCAAAATATCAAAAATTCTGATCTTGATATCAATGGTAAAAACTTAACCAATATTGGTGTATTTCGCATCTATGTTGACTGTTATTTGAAGAGTTTAAAAACTGTATCACAAAAAGACCCAATCATCGTCAAACAATTACCTGTTTCGCCACTTGGAATGCCTTTGGAAATTGGTTGTTTTACGACTTCAGCGAATAATTTAGAATTCGAACGAATTCAATCCGACATTTTCGACCATTTATTAACAGCTTGTCGTAAATTTGACTTGGAAATTATGCAAAGCTTTTCGCTTTCTGACTTTAAAAAATTATAA
- a CDS encoding TolC family protein — MKKLFFALTFLASIHSFAQEEWTIEKCIEYASKNNLTVQQNTINQELFNKNLEQTYNAWLPTVSGYVDNNFTIGTYNPVIEKGYYQFAHSLGVQSSINIYSGGVVQLNKDKAALELEASKVQTAITVNDISLQIANYYLAVLLNKELKQVAVGNLNISKQLLDQNKKKLKAGSVAQSVVAQSESEVATNTREVVNAQIEIERALFNLAMLLQLNDYRDFSVTDVKIPDNINSQLYHLEDVVETAYQNQPAVKYAELQIDVATKETEIARTSLFPKITGTFNFGTNYLQYFNKRLRQDALLDQLGHNVTAVFGVGVSIPIWNQYSYKINIQKALINEDLMKINLLQSKQDILKNVQSAYFEVNSSYASYDSSKEAVKYAKISYDFAQKSYNAGVINQYDFNRSRNDLMVAESQMLQAKYNYVFKQKVLDFYAGIPITLD; from the coding sequence ATGAAAAAATTATTTTTTGCTTTAACATTTTTAGCTTCAATTCATTCATTTGCTCAAGAAGAATGGACCATAGAAAAGTGTATTGAATATGCTTCAAAAAATAATTTGACTGTTCAGCAAAATACCATCAACCAAGAATTATTCAACAAAAATTTAGAACAAACCTATAATGCGTGGTTGCCTACGGTTTCGGGATATGTGGATAATAATTTTACAATTGGAACCTATAATCCTGTTATCGAAAAAGGATATTATCAATTTGCACATTCGTTGGGAGTGCAATCAAGCATCAATATTTACAGCGGAGGAGTTGTTCAATTGAACAAAGATAAAGCAGCTTTGGAATTAGAAGCGTCAAAAGTTCAAACGGCAATAACAGTAAATGATATTTCGCTTCAAATAGCAAATTATTATTTGGCTGTTTTATTAAACAAAGAATTGAAACAGGTTGCAGTCGGAAACTTAAATATTTCCAAACAATTATTAGATCAGAATAAAAAGAAATTAAAAGCAGGAAGCGTTGCACAATCAGTTGTAGCACAATCCGAATCTGAAGTTGCGACAAATACGCGCGAAGTAGTCAATGCACAAATCGAAATAGAACGTGCTTTATTCAATTTAGCAATGTTGTTACAACTTAACGATTACCGTGATTTTAGTGTAACGGATGTTAAAATTCCAGATAATATCAATTCACAATTGTATCATTTAGAAGATGTCGTAGAAACGGCTTATCAAAATCAACCTGCTGTTAAGTATGCCGAATTACAGATTGATGTTGCTACGAAAGAAACAGAAATTGCACGAACATCATTGTTCCCAAAAATAACAGGAACTTTCAATTTTGGTACAAATTATTTGCAATATTTCAACAAGCGATTGCGTCAAGATGCGTTGTTAGATCAATTGGGGCATAATGTAACAGCAGTATTTGGCGTAGGAGTTTCGATTCCGATTTGGAACCAATATTCGTACAAAATTAATATTCAGAAAGCATTAATTAACGAAGATTTGATGAAAATTAATCTTCTGCAATCTAAACAAGATATTTTGAAAAATGTGCAATCTGCCTATTTCGAAGTCAATAGTTCTTATGCCTCGTATGATTCATCGAAAGAAGCGGTGAAATATGCTAAGATTTCGTACGATTTTGCACAAAAATCGTATAATGCAGGAGTGATTAATCAATATGATTTTAACCGATCACGTAATGATTTGATGGTTGCAGAATCACAAATGTTACAAGCAAAATACAATTACGTTTTCAAACAAAAAGTACTGGATTTCTATGCAGGAATTCCAATTACGTTGGATTAG
- a CDS encoding DUF456 domain-containing protein, translated as MDNDSILNLISGILLVVGLVGTVLPVLPGAPLALVGLLVFKFSGDCSFGWGTIIIAGSFVLIGAVLDYLLPIYMTKKLGGTKYGIWGSVVGLIVGLFFPPVGFIIGPFLGALLAELILSASNPKSALKSAFGSFTGFILTTGYDVILTLIFIGIFVYQLMN; from the coding sequence ATGGATAACGATAGTATACTAAATCTTATCAGTGGAATTTTATTGGTTGTTGGGTTAGTTGGAACAGTTTTACCAGTATTACCAGGAGCCCCTTTGGCATTGGTAGGATTATTAGTGTTTAAATTTAGTGGAGATTGTAGCTTTGGTTGGGGAACAATAATTATTGCAGGTTCATTTGTTTTGATCGGTGCTGTTTTAGATTATTTATTACCCATTTATATGACCAAAAAACTCGGCGGAACGAAGTATGGCATTTGGGGTTCTGTTGTTGGGTTAATTGTCGGATTATTTTTTCCTCCGGTAGGTTTTATCATTGGACCCTTTTTGGGAGCTCTATTGGCTGAATTAATTTTGAGTGCCTCAAACCCGAAATCTGCTTTAAAATCTGCATTTGGTTCATTTACAGGCTTTATTTTAACGACGGGGTATGACGTGATATTGACTTTAATTTTTATTGGAATATTCGTTTATCAACTCATGAATTAA
- a CDS encoding DUF423 domain-containing protein → MKNLVLTIASLYGMTAVILGAFGAHAFKKFLPAEKLASFEVGVRYQIYHAIVLLAVGMYFQFNSGLERSAAWCLIAGTFVFSGSIYLLSFADYWNANLKFLGPITPLGGLFMIIGWGLLAWIFMKGR, encoded by the coding sequence ATGAAAAATCTTGTGTTGACAATTGCATCATTATATGGGATGACTGCAGTTATATTAGGTGCTTTTGGTGCTCATGCATTCAAAAAGTTTTTACCTGCTGAAAAATTAGCAAGTTTTGAAGTTGGTGTACGTTACCAAATTTATCATGCAATTGTGTTGTTAGCTGTCGGAATGTATTTCCAGTTTAACAGTGGTTTAGAACGCTCTGCAGCTTGGTGTTTAATTGCCGGAACATTTGTTTTTTCAGGAAGTATCTACTTGTTATCGTTTGCAGATTATTGGAATGCAAATCTTAAATTCTTAGGGCCAATTACACCACTTGGAGGTCTTTTTATGATTATCGGTTGGGGATTATTAGCTTGGATTTTTATGAAAGGAAGATAA
- the gldC gene encoding gliding motility protein GldC, translating to MRTTNITVEIELDENHVPEKMTWNAPDGGISHEETKAMLLSVWDDKSKEALRIDLWTKDMTQDDMKRFFHQILISMSSSYERATEEKEVAERIAAFAEEFAIASKIKG from the coding sequence ATGAGAACAACAAATATTACTGTAGAGATTGAATTGGACGAAAATCACGTGCCAGAAAAAATGACTTGGAATGCGCCAGATGGTGGTATTAGTCACGAAGAAACAAAAGCAATGTTACTTTCTGTTTGGGATGATAAATCGAAAGAAGCTTTACGTATCGATTTGTGGACAAAAGATATGACGCAAGATGATATGAAACGTTTCTTTCATCAAATTCTAATTTCGATGTCAAGTTCGTACGAAAGAGCAACAGAGGAAAAAGAGGTGGCAGAAAGAATTGCTGCTTTTGCAGAAGAATTTGCAATTGCTTCTAAAATTAAAGGTTAA
- the nadE gene encoding NAD(+) synthase: protein MQTEKVVEYIVTWLKDYLETAHQKGFVIGISGGIDSAVTSTLCAMTGYPLLNLEMPIHQEKNQADRAKRHIEWLNEQFSSPIDSIEVDLTTTFDAMVSALPKTETTDKVNLALANTRARLRMTTLYYFAGLHNYLVAGTGNKVEDFGVGFYTKYGDGGVDLSPIADLMKSEVYEIARFLGINTDIQKAKPTDGLFGDDRSDEDQLGANYDELEWAMKAKEAGQTADDFEGREKEVFEIYSRLNRINQHKMVPIPICDIPEELMK from the coding sequence ATGCAAACTGAAAAAGTTGTAGAATATATTGTTACTTGGTTGAAAGATTATTTGGAGACAGCACACCAAAAAGGCTTTGTGATTGGAATTTCGGGCGGAATAGATTCGGCTGTAACCTCAACACTTTGTGCGATGACAGGTTATCCTTTACTTAATTTGGAAATGCCTATTCACCAAGAAAAAAATCAAGCAGATAGAGCTAAACGTCATATCGAATGGCTGAACGAACAATTTTCTTCACCAATTGATTCAATAGAAGTTGATTTAACAACCACTTTTGATGCAATGGTCTCGGCTTTACCAAAAACGGAAACAACAGATAAAGTGAATTTAGCTTTAGCTAATACGCGTGCTCGTTTGCGTATGACAACACTTTATTATTTTGCTGGTTTACACAATTATTTGGTTGCAGGAACTGGAAATAAAGTCGAAGATTTTGGCGTTGGTTTTTATACAAAATATGGTGATGGCGGTGTAGATCTTAGTCCAATTGCTGATTTGATGAAATCGGAAGTGTATGAAATTGCACGCTTTTTAGGAATCAATACGGATATTCAGAAAGCTAAACCAACCGATGGTTTGTTTGGTGATGATCGTTCGGATGAAGATCAATTGGGAGCAAATTATGATGAATTGGAATGGGCGATGAAAGCGAAAGAAGCTGGACAAACTGCAGATGATTTTGAAGGTCGAGAAAAAGAAGTTTTCGAGATTTATTCGAGATTAAA
- a CDS encoding alpha/beta fold hydrolase produces the protein MTEILHSKIVGSGEKHLLIFHGLFGQLDNWSTLGKQFGEHFTTHLIDLRNHGRSFHSEDSSLAAMTQDIVNYMEAHSIEKAHLLGHSLGGRIVIDFAMIHQNRLDHLIVADMAPKAYQPHHNAIFKALKSVDFDQVETRKDVEKTLEQYIPEMGVRQFLLKNVYHADNGQYAFRFNLDVLDNFYQEMIGTDLLKGEFDGPTLFLGGAKSNYIMPEDEMIICERFPNAKIKKIANAGHWLHAENPKDFTTEVLNFLLDK, from the coding sequence ATGACAGAAATCTTACACAGTAAAATTGTTGGTTCTGGTGAAAAACATTTGTTGATTTTTCATGGTTTATTCGGACAATTGGACAATTGGAGTACATTGGGAAAACAATTTGGAGAGCATTTTACAACTCATCTAATTGATTTGCGCAATCATGGACGTAGTTTTCATAGCGAAGATTCGTCTTTAGCTGCCATGACGCAAGATATTGTGAATTACATGGAGGCTCATTCTATCGAGAAAGCTCATTTATTGGGACATTCTTTGGGTGGACGAATTGTTATCGATTTTGCTATGATTCATCAAAATAGATTAGATCATTTAATTGTCGCTGATATGGCTCCAAAAGCTTATCAACCTCATCATAATGCAATTTTTAAAGCCTTGAAATCTGTCGATTTTGATCAAGTTGAAACACGAAAAGATGTGGAAAAAACATTGGAACAATATATTCCAGAAATGGGTGTCCGTCAGTTTTTATTAAAAAACGTTTACCATGCTGATAATGGTCAATACGCATTTCGTTTCAATTTAGACGTTTTGGATAATTTTTACCAAGAAATGATTGGAACAGATTTATTAAAAGGTGAATTTGATGGACCAACTTTATTTTTGGGCGGCGCAAAATCAAATTACATTATGCCAGAAGATGAAATGATCATTTGCGAACGTTTTCCGAATGCAAAAATCAAGAAAATTGCAAATGCAGGACATTGGTTACATGCAGAGAATCCGAAAGATTTTACAACAGAAGTTTTAAATTTCTTATTGGATAAATAA
- the tsaB gene encoding tRNA (adenosine(37)-N6)-threonylcarbamoyltransferase complex dimerization subunit type 1 TsaB encodes MATILNLETSTKNCSVSIAKDGVQLCLVEENEENYAHGEKLNQFVDWCVQGAEINWKDIDAVCVSKGPGSYTGLRIGVSSAKGFAYGSDIPLMAINSLQILAESQLNQEVDYIIPMIDARRMEVYTALFDRQGNQLTETEAKVIDDTSFEELKGKKIIFVGDGAEKCQEILSHLNATFVQAFPSAKDMIRVSEEKFTQKSFEDVAYFEPYYLKDFVAGKKKSE; translated from the coding sequence ATGGCAACAATCTTAAATTTAGAAACTTCAACAAAAAATTGTTCAGTTTCGATTGCTAAAGATGGCGTTCAACTTTGTCTGGTTGAAGAAAATGAAGAAAACTATGCACATGGCGAAAAACTGAATCAGTTTGTAGATTGGTGTGTACAAGGTGCGGAAATAAATTGGAAAGATATCGACGCTGTTTGTGTGTCAAAAGGTCCAGGCTCTTATACCGGATTACGAATTGGTGTTTCGTCTGCCAAAGGATTTGCATATGGTTCTGATATTCCGTTGATGGCAATTAATTCATTGCAAATTTTAGCTGAATCACAACTTAACCAAGAGGTGGATTATATTATTCCAATGATTGATGCAAGACGAATGGAGGTTTATACAGCTTTGTTTGATAGACAAGGAAATCAATTGACAGAAACCGAAGCAAAAGTAATTGACGATACTTCTTTTGAAGAGTTGAAAGGAAAGAAAATTATTTTTGTTGGTGATGGAGCAGAAAAATGTCAAGAAATATTGTCGCATTTAAACGCTACTTTTGTGCAAGCTTTTCCATCTGCAAAGGATATGATTCGTGTTTCGGAAGAAAAATTTACTCAAAAATCATTTGAAGATGTTGCATATTTTGAGCCTTATTATCTGAAAGATTTTGTGGCTGGAAAAAAGAAATCTGAATAA
- a CDS encoding YceI family protein: MKKLFLGLAVVSAVVLTSCGGNTETKVATEAQEGATASEGAAEFAVDTTTSIVNWKGGKTFDDINKPEEGHYGVVKLQEGTVNVNNGVLESGKFIADFTSFESKDLDADAESKGKLDGHLKSPDFLDVEKFPTATFEITEVKAIEGGDYNSEISGNLDFRGVPKNVTFKANVTVDADGVTIKSEEFGINRKDFGITFVGGAGSIIKDEVLLQVDLSAKATAATEEAAK, from the coding sequence ATGAAAAAATTATTTTTAGGATTAGCTGTTGTTTCTGCTGTTGTATTAACATCTTGTGGAGGAAATACTGAAACTAAAGTTGCTACAGAAGCTCAAGAAGGAGCTACTGCATCTGAAGGAGCTGCGGAGTTTGCTGTTGACACAACTACGTCAATTGTAAACTGGAAAGGCGGAAAAACTTTTGATGATATCAACAAACCAGAAGAAGGTCACTACGGAGTCGTAAAATTACAAGAAGGAACTGTTAATGTAAATAACGGTGTTTTAGAATCAGGTAAATTTATTGCTGATTTTACTTCTTTCGAATCTAAAGATTTAGACGCTGATGCTGAAAGCAAAGGAAAATTAGATGGTCACTTAAAATCTCCTGATTTCTTAGACGTTGAGAAATTCCCAACTGCAACTTTCGAAATTACAGAAGTAAAAGCAATTGAAGGAGGTGATTACAATTCAGAAATTTCTGGAAACTTAGATTTCCGTGGAGTTCCTAAAAATGTTACGTTCAAAGCTAATGTAACTGTTGATGCAGATGGTGTAACAATCAAATCTGAAGAGTTCGGAATCAACCGTAAAGACTTCGGAATTACTTTCGTTGGAGGAGCTGGATCTATCATCAAAGACGAAGTTTTATTACAAGTAGATTTATCTGCTAAAGCTACTGCTGCAACAGAAGAAGCTGCAAAATAA
- the gldB gene encoding gliding motility lipoprotein GldB yields MKFVYGLAFASLILFTSCKKEKSWEVDVEEQNVQLNIHDISQDFFNDSIPLTTLRKDYPFFFDAKTTDSIWENQRRNKEELSIYGQSRKVFGDFKELNQMLTPMFQRYQFYFPEYKIPTIYTYSSGLQNIDYPVMFSQQSGLMFIAMDAYLGSKNKLYDSIGVERYLRINLDLNRLPSQAVDAIANDVVTFSPRNQLFIDKMIYEGKKLILQDALLVDTADEYKVGYTPEQIQWCIDNEGQIWNFFVEQNYVFSSDASLDKRFLALSPFSKFNNEIEQDSPGRIAAWIGLQIIRQYMKENPKVELKALLDDMDGQKIFKDSKYKPALEGNNSANYTTKTIDGKVYHFVK; encoded by the coding sequence ATGAAATTTGTATATGGCTTAGCTTTTGCGAGTTTAATTTTATTTACATCGTGCAAAAAAGAGAAATCGTGGGAAGTAGATGTTGAAGAACAAAATGTTCAATTAAACATTCATGATATCAGCCAAGATTTTTTTAATGACTCTATCCCATTAACGACTTTACGAAAAGATTATCCTTTCTTTTTTGATGCTAAAACAACGGATAGTATTTGGGAAAACCAACGTCGTAATAAAGAAGAATTGAGTATTTATGGACAATCAAGAAAAGTTTTTGGAGATTTTAAAGAATTAAATCAAATGTTGACTCCAATGTTTCAACGTTACCAATTTTATTTTCCTGAATATAAAATTCCAACTATTTATACCTATTCATCAGGTTTGCAAAATATCGATTATCCTGTGATGTTTAGTCAGCAATCTGGCTTAATGTTTATCGCAATGGATGCCTATTTAGGCTCAAAAAATAAGCTGTATGATAGTATTGGTGTTGAACGTTATTTGCGAATTAATTTAGATCTTAATCGTTTACCATCTCAGGCAGTTGATGCGATAGCAAATGATGTGGTAACATTTAGCCCAAGAAATCAATTATTTATTGATAAAATGATTTACGAAGGGAAAAAATTAATTTTGCAAGATGCTTTATTAGTAGATACTGCAGACGAATATAAAGTTGGTTACACGCCAGAACAAATACAATGGTGTATTGACAATGAAGGACAAATTTGGAACTTTTTTGTCGAACAAAATTATGTATTTAGTTCAGATGCTTCGTTAGATAAACGATTTTTGGCATTAAGTCCTTTTTCAAAATTTAACAACGAAATAGAACAAGATTCTCCTGGTAGAATTGCGGCTTGGATTGGTTTGCAAATTATTCGTCAATACATGAAAGAGAACCCTAAAGTTGAACTGAAAGCTTTATTAGATGATATGGATGGGCAGAAAATCTTCAAGGATTCGAAATACAAACCAGCATTAGAAGGAAATAATTCAGCAAATTATACAACAAAAACAATTGATGGTAAAGTTTACCATTTTGTGAAATAA
- a CDS encoding ABC transporter ATP-binding protein: MLNIKQLSFNYPDFEEQVIDDINFEVNKGEVISIIGESGSGKSTLLKLIYGLFDFDKGEIKYNKKKLRGPAYNIIPGHKMMKYVAQDYDLLDFVTVGENVGKHLSNFDLELKQQQIDEALKVVEMLEFKHILPNKLSGGQRQRVSIARALAQQPEILLLDEPFSNLDQTLKLSIREKIMDWCKEHQITVIFTTHDLNDAFYTSDKILVLQNGRMIQFNGVENVREFPKTEYVAKLFGYVNLLKRSQDLGIVSSSTVVVYPEEIVISANGNFEGKVISSKFQGRDYLIRFAYQNLELLTFSNQKLQSNDLIKFDVEKFREI, encoded by the coding sequence GTGCTAAACATAAAGCAACTCAGTTTCAATTATCCAGATTTCGAAGAGCAAGTAATAGATGATATTAATTTCGAGGTTAATAAAGGGGAAGTGATTAGTATTATTGGTGAAAGTGGAAGTGGAAAATCGACCTTACTGAAGCTGATTTATGGCTTGTTTGATTTTGATAAAGGCGAAATTAAATATAATAAAAAAAAGTTGCGTGGTCCAGCTTATAATATCATTCCAGGTCATAAAATGATGAAATATGTAGCGCAAGATTATGATTTATTAGATTTTGTTACGGTCGGTGAAAATGTAGGGAAACATTTAAGCAATTTTGATTTAGAATTGAAACAACAACAAATTGATGAAGCCTTAAAGGTGGTTGAAATGTTAGAGTTTAAACATATTTTACCCAATAAATTAAGTGGTGGTCAACGACAACGTGTTTCTATTGCAAGAGCTTTGGCGCAACAACCTGAGATTTTGTTATTAGACGAACCTTTCTCTAATTTAGATCAAACCTTGAAACTTAGCATTCGCGAAAAAATAATGGATTGGTGTAAAGAGCATCAAATTACTGTCATTTTTACAACACACGATTTGAATGATGCATTTTATACGTCGGATAAAATTTTAGTTTTACAGAACGGAAGAATGATTCAGTTTAATGGGGTAGAAAACGTGCGCGAATTTCCGAAAACAGAATATGTTGCCAAGCTTTTTGGTTATGTGAATCTGTTAAAGCGTTCGCAAGATTTGGGAATAGTTTCCTCTTCTACGGTTGTTGTTTATCCCGAAGAAATTGTTATTTCAGCTAATGGAAATTTCGAAGGAAAAGTGATTTCATCTAAATTTCAAGGACGAGATTATTTAATTCGTTTTGCTTATCAAAATTTAGAATTGTTGACTTTTTCTAATCAAAAACTTCAATCAAATGATTTGATAAAGTTTGATGTAGAAAAGTTTAGAGAGATTTAA
- a CDS encoding cytochrome b/b6 domain-containing protein has translation MKKFTLTHRLLHWTIGIGMLILFITGFLRMEWMSKKKLSSLIVQETSKEGVNLSEATLKTIGKNSLEPMWEWHELFAYIILGLFVLRIVYMVVKGIRFPNPFKHSAPKEKFQGLIYLIFYGLVLMNLVTGFYLMWGDGTYKEQMEELHKTGIYWFPIFFLIHLAGIVYDEISKKSGIVSKMINGND, from the coding sequence ATGAAAAAGTTTACATTAACGCACCGATTATTACATTGGACAATAGGAATTGGCATGCTGATATTATTTATCACTGGCTTTCTACGTATGGAGTGGATGAGTAAAAAGAAGCTCTCTTCACTTATTGTGCAAGAAACATCTAAAGAAGGGGTAAATCTTTCGGAAGCTACCTTAAAAACGATTGGTAAAAATTCTTTAGAACCAATGTGGGAATGGCATGAGCTGTTTGCCTACATCATTTTAGGACTGTTTGTTCTACGAATTGTATATATGGTTGTAAAAGGAATTCGTTTTCCAAATCCATTTAAACATTCAGCTCCTAAAGAAAAATTTCAAGGATTGATCTATCTAATTTTTTATGGATTAGTGTTGATGAATCTCGTTACAGGTTTTTACTTAATGTGGGGAGACGGAACATACAAAGAACAAATGGAAGAATTACACAAAACTGGAATCTATTGGTTTCCTATTTTCTTCCTGATACATCTTGCAGGAATTGTTTATGACGAAATCAGTAAAAAATCTGGTATTGTATCGAAAATGATTAATGGAAATGATTGA
- a CDS encoding pyridoxine 5'-phosphate synthase, which produces MTKLSVNINKIATIRNARGGNTPNLVEAAIKIQEFGGQGITIHPRPDERHIRYQDVYDLKPVITTEFNIEGKPIDSFMELVLNSKPEQVTLVPDAEDAITSNAGWDTIKHFDYLTDVIKTFKDAGIRTSIFLDPNPALIESAAKTGADRIELYTEEFATQYGLGNLEAINPYKETAKLAIENGLAVNAGHDLSLDNIEFFIREIPQISEVSIGHALISEALYLGLENTIQAYLRKIEVANL; this is translated from the coding sequence ATGACTAAATTAAGTGTTAACATAAATAAAATTGCTACTATTCGTAATGCGCGTGGTGGAAATACGCCAAATCTTGTAGAAGCAGCTATTAAAATTCAAGAATTTGGTGGACAAGGCATTACGATTCATCCTCGTCCTGACGAGCGTCATATTCGTTACCAAGATGTCTATGATTTGAAACCTGTGATCACTACAGAATTTAATATCGAAGGAAAACCAATTGATAGTTTTATGGAATTGGTTTTAAATTCGAAACCAGAACAAGTTACCTTAGTTCCTGATGCAGAAGATGCAATCACTTCTAATGCTGGTTGGGACACAATCAAACATTTTGATTATTTGACAGATGTGATTAAAACGTTTAAAGATGCTGGAATCAGAACCTCTATTTTCTTAGATCCAAATCCTGCATTAATTGAAAGTGCTGCTAAAACTGGTGCAGATCGAATCGAATTGTATACAGAAGAATTTGCTACACAATATGGGTTAGGAAATCTTGAAGCGATTAATCCATACAAAGAAACCGCAAAATTAGCGATAGAAAATGGATTGGCTGTAAATGCGGGTCACGATTTGAGCTTAGATAACATCGAATTTTTTATTCGTGAAATTCCTCAAATTTCAGAAGTTTCAATTGGTCACGCACTAATTTCAGAAGCTTTGTATTTAGGTTTAGAGAATACCATTCAAGCATATTTACGTAAAATTGAAGTAGCAAATTTGTAG